Proteins encoded within one genomic window of Episyrphus balteatus chromosome 1, idEpiBalt1.1, whole genome shotgun sequence:
- the LOC129907196 gene encoding lysozyme-like: MKVFNLAVLVFLAFCATFSNAKQYMRCELVKELVQKYKFDRSLLSNWVCMIEHESDRDTSKVTKNANGSSRYGLFQISSKEWCKEGRKGGLCNARCEDFLDNMIADDAECAKKVQSRDGFKHWSGWNSVCRTQSNLPNLNLACRLNDIRK, encoded by the exons ATGAAAGTCTTCAACCTCGCAGTTTTAGTATTCCTTGCCTTCTGTGCAACTTTTTCTAATGCAAAACAATATATGCGATGTGAATTGGTAAAGGAGTTAGTTCAAAAGTACAAATTTGATAGAAGCCTTTTGTCAAACT gggTATGTATGATTGAGCACGAAAGTGATAGAGATACTTCGAAAGTAACTAAAAACGCAAATGGCAGCAGTCGATATGGACTTTTCCAG ATAAGCAGCAAAGAATGGTGCAAAGAAGGACGAAAGGGTGGATTGTGTAATGCACGTTGTGAAG atttcctTGATAACATGATTGCTGACGATGCTGAGTGTgcgaaaaaagttcaaagtcGAGATGGATTTAAACATTGGTCGGGTTGGAACTCCGTTTGTCGTACACAAAGCAATTTACCGAATTTAAATTTAGCTTGTAGACTAAATGATATTCGCAAATAA
- the LOC129907197 gene encoding lysozyme-like — protein MRVLFIVCIIVGTNSLLFANGKQYMRCELCKELIQKYNFDKTFLSNWICMIEHESGRDTTKVSRKPNGSASYGIFQINSKGWCTIGRKGGICNTKCEDFLNDNITDDVACAKKIYAREGFQHWSGWVRNCKKPENLINLSVICGIDDL, from the exons ATGAGAGTCCTTTTTATAGTTTGTATCATCGTTGGAACAAATAGTTTGTTGTTTGCGAATGGAAAACAATACATGCGCTGTGAACTTTGCAAGGaactcattcaaaaatataattttgataaaactttTCTCTCTAATT GGATTTGTATGATTGAACACGAGAGCGGAAGGGATACTACAAAAGTCAGCAGGAAACCTAATGGAAGTGCAAGCTATGGTATCTTTCAG ataaacAGTAAGGGATGGTGTACAATAGGACGTAAGGGAGGCATTTGCAATACAAAGTGTGAAG attttttgaacgaTAACATAACCGATGATGTTGCATGTGCAAAGAAAATTTACGCTCGGGAAGGATTTCAACATTGGAGTGGTTGGGTTAGAAATTGTAAGAAAccagaaaatttaataaatctaAGTGTGATTTGTGGCATTGATGATCTATAA
- the LOC129907199 gene encoding lysozyme encodes MSSNQIITLAIIVFLSSHASLQVEGKIFTRCQLAKELVRHDFPRSYLSNWVCLIEHESGRSTSKVMQQPNTSVSYGLFQVNSKNWCRKGRKGGICNMKCEDFLNDDILDDSRCAKQIFNRHGFQAWPGWVSKCRGRNLPDISRC; translated from the exons atgtcttcaaatcaaattataacttTAGCGATAATAGTTTTCCTTTCATCACACGCAAGTTTGCAAGttgaaggaaaaatttttactcGATGTCAATTAGCCAAGGAATTAGTAAGACACGACTTCCCACGGAGTTATTTATCAAATT gggTTTGTTTAATTGAACACGAAAGCGGTCGAAGTACTTCAAAAGTAATGCAACAACCAAATACAAGTGTTAGTTATGGATTATTTCag gtcaaCAGCAAGAACTGGTGCCGCAAGGGTCGCAAAGGTGGCATTTGTAATATGAAATGTGAAG atttcctCAACGACGACATTCTTGATGACTCTAGATGTGCGAAGCAGATCTTCAATCGTCATGGCTTTCAGGCTTGGCCTGGTTGGGTTAGCAAATGTCGTGGGCGAAATCTTCCCGACATCTCAAgatgttga